The Hippopotamus amphibius kiboko isolate mHipAmp2 chromosome 3, mHipAmp2.hap2, whole genome shotgun sequence genomic interval TGACACTTGGAATGAAAATAAGATCTGTCGAAAACAGTCCTAAACATGTGAATAGTAGAGCCTCTTCTGTACTTTGGTTCTTGGGACTGAACATGGCTTCTGCAAGGGCTTCTCAGGGTAGTACGTAGTCAAAGGGAAACTGAGCCAGGAAGCTGAGTCAGGAGCAGGCCTGTAGAGAAACCCTCAAAAATGGACTGGGGCTTagttgggggaagggaaatataTTTACCAGGAAGTTGTATCTTACTCACAAATTGTActtgtcttttgtatttttgggTTTATGTGTAGCCTCGATAAATGCTAATGCCTAGTCTCTGTATTCTGTGAGAAAATAATGGGTTTAATGTCCATGTTCTGagtgaaataataaaagcaggaGAAATGCACCCTCACAAACAGCTTGGTAATGACATCAAGAATTTGAGAGTAGTTTGTGCAAGCATATAGCTCTAAGGACGAAGCAGAGTTCTTTCATCCAGAGCCAGATGACTACACAGAAAGTGGCTTGGGGTGATATGAGCTGTGGTTTTGCTAAGATGAGGTGGTGTTTGCTCAAGCCAGTCAAATATAATTACAGAGTTACTTATAATCACAACTTTGGGAGCTTATCCAATTTTAGTTATATGGAGATGAAAGATAAAGctgtatattttaatgtaaaacttACATGCAcatatgcttgtgtgtgtgtgtaagtacaCCCAGTATTtgcatgttgaagtcctaaacccCTTACCTCAgaatttggagatagggtctttgagGAGCTAATTACTTACAAATTATATCTTTAGGGTGGGtcttaattcaatatgactgttgatgttataagaagaggagattaggataAAGACACTCAGAGGGAAAACAGAAGGACAAGATGGtcatctgtaagccaaggagagaggtctcagaagaaatTGACCATGGAGACACACTGATTTCAAACAGCCATCATCTGgaacagtgagaaaatacatttctgttgtttaggaaTACTGTCTTatgtgctttgttatggcagccctggcaaaaagtacaaacagtatctatatatgtatgtgtgttgtggggcatatatatatttataaacttagAAGCAGATGGATGATAGCTTGATAACTTGAAGACAGAGGGTGAAGACTGCCATacacaaatgaagaagagaggcATGAGGAGAAATCAACCCTGCCATCACATTGATTTCAGATATCTAgactccagaaccatgagacaataaatttatgttcttttttaaaaattttattagagtgcagttgatttacaaagttgtgttaatttcaggtgtacaacaaagtgagtcagttatacatgtacatatatccactcttttttagactattttcccatatagtccattacagtgtattgagtatctttccctgtgctttacagtaggtccttactagttatctgttttatatacagtagggtgtatatgtcaatcccaatctcccagtttatccttccTCACTCCTTataccctggtaaccataagtttgttttctacatctataactctatttctgttttatagataagttcatttctacccTTTTTAAGATTCTaagtgtaagtgatatcatatgaaatttacaaacaataaatgctggagagggtgtggataaaagggacccctcctacactgttggtgggaatgtaagttggtgtagccactatggagagcagtatggaggtttcttaaaaaactgaaaatagagctaccatataatccagcaatcccactcctgggtatatacccagataaaaccatagttcaaaaagatacatgtatccccaatgttcactacagcactatttaaaatagccaggacatggaacaacctaaatgtccatcaacagaggaatggataagaagatgtggtacatatatacaatggattattactcagccataaaaaagaacaaaacaatgccatttgcagcaatggaTGCACCTAgatattgtcatactgagtgaaataagtcagatggagaaatttattttctttaagcaaCCAGTATATGGTACTTTTTTATGTCAGCCCTAACAAATTAATACAACCACTACcaacatatgtattatatataacatattatatataatatatatgttttatatattatataaaatatgtatgtttttatctgtggacatatatatatatatgcagtctTCATATATatgatcataaaaatatattatatatatacacattatatggAGACAGACACATATAGATGTCACAGTTTCCTGCATGTGCAAAAACTGCATAGGTGGTGGGTTGactataatctttattttaaaatatccaagaaTAATGAGGtactaaaaatgtaaaagaaaacattttaactaTAACTTTTTGATATGAATACAATAAAcaccagttttattttctttcaatttaatgCTTGCAATACACTTTATTGACAAACCAATTTTTCCTAAACACTTTCTTCATTGCCTCTTTGACATCTTTGTTCCTCAAACTGTAGATGATGGGATTCAGCATGGGAATCACAATGGTGTAAAATACAGATACAATCATGTCATGATCCAAGGCATAGCTGGAACTTGGTCTCACATACATGAAGAGAACTGTACCATGAAAAATTGACACTCCAGTTAGGTGAGAGCCACATGTAGAAAAgacttttcttctcccttcagCAGAGTGCATCCTCAGAATGGCCAACAGGATGAAGCCATAGGAGATCAGGACAATCAGGATAGTGGATATCTCAATAGAGCCCGCAAAGTAGAAGACTAGGAGTTGGTTAACGTGAGTGTCAGAGCAAGAAagggcaaggaggggagggatgtcaCAAAAGACATGTCTAATTTCATTGGATGCACAAAGAGGTAGGGTAAATGTAGCTACTGTGTGTAAAGTAGCATGCAAGATGCCAACAACATAGCAGAAAGTTATAAGTGGCACATAGACTCTGGGTGACATTTTAACTAAGTACAGGAGAGGGTTGTAGATGGCTAcatagcgatcataggccatTGCCGCCAAGATGAAACACTCTGTGGTCCcacaagcaagaaagagaaacatctgTACTGCACATCCAAGAAAAGAAATGGTTTTATTCTCTGACAGGAAATTGACTAACATTTTTGGGGTGATAACCGAAGAATAGCAGGCATCCAAGAATGATAACGCACTCAGAAAATAGTACATAGGGTTGTGGAGCCGGGAATCCACAATGACCAGGGAAACAAGCCCTAAATTTCCTACCAGTGTAAAAAGATAGATTGCCAGAAACAGTATAAATAGAAAGACTTCCACCTCAAAATCATCTGTAAAGCCCATCAGTATAAACATGGTGACCTCGGTCACATTTTTCATCTGATTCCTGTATAAATCTAAATGTGATGACATCCCTGatatttcagcttttatttttaagtccaAAGGCAATAGATGGTGAAAATAGAGTCCGCCCAATTAAATCCTCATGTTTATTTATTAGGAGAGTGTATTGAAGTCCTTTGTAGTGAGGGAATAGGCAGTGATCAAGAAGTTGAGTCCAAGGGGATGCATTACCctgtataaataaattaaagaaattatttcatttggttGTTGGTTAAATTTTTCAAGTTAAAACATAGTGCCAATTTATATGATTTAACttccagtttgttttctgttacATTTACTACCTCCTGTTTTCATATTACATCATCTTAAAATTTCACAAAGGCAAATGAATATAAGAATTTTTAATCCCAAAATTATTACAGTAGAAAGTACACATCTGAGTGCTAATCCTAGGTTTTCTACAGCATGTGTGAATATCACAATTGGTAAAATGGGAGCAAATACACTTACATCACAAGATCATACTTAGAATTTAAATGCTAAAAATCAATGTGAAAattctttaactttaaaatatcccCAGATTACTAGGAAATAGGATAAATTAGACTCAGTTTTCAACTTGTCATATGAGGCAGCCTTTTCCAACCAAATGATTTTATGTGCTCTTTTCTGGTTATGATCTCAGATCATTAGTACTTCTGGACACGGTGAACAGAATTTATTCTGGAGATAAAAGCACC includes:
- the LOC130848534 gene encoding olfactory receptor 5T1-like: MSSHLDLYRNQMKNVTEVTMFILMGFTDDFEVEVFLFILFLAIYLFTLVGNLGLVSLVIVDSRLHNPMYYFLSALSFLDACYSSVITPKMLVNFLSENKTISFLGCAVQMFLFLACGTTECFILAAMAYDRYVAIYNPLLYLVKMSPRVYVPLITFCYVVGILHATLHTVATFTLPLCASNEIRHVFCDIPPLLALSCSDTHVNQLLVFYFAGSIEISTILIVLISYGFILLAILRMHSAEGRRKVFSTCGSHLTGVSIFHGTVLFMYVRPSSSYALDHDMIVSVFYTIVIPMLNPIIYSLRNKDVKEAMKKVFRKNWFVNKVYCKH